One genomic window of Haladaptatus sp. R4 includes the following:
- a CDS encoding zinc-dependent alcohol dehydrogenase family protein, translating to MRAVVLEEFQEPLQVQDVERPEPESHGIVAEVNGCGVCRSDWHCWQGDWDWFGYRPDPPHILGHEPCGTVVEVGEDVESVSEGDHIAIPFNFACGKCDLCRNGHENICENHVGLGFMNEAPGAFAEEVHVPHADINAVPLPDSIHPDTAAGIGCRFMTSYHAMAHRGDVGNGENVVVHGLGGIGLSAVHIANALGANVIGVDLFDEKLDKAESLGAVETVNASEVDDAAKEVRDITNGGADCSVDALGIETTCLNAVNSLKKGGRHVQVGLTTSEEAGKVALPTDEFVAKEIDFRGSLGLQPSRYSEMLDMIKTGKLDPTELVSETISIDEVPETLAAMSDYDTMGIPVCSDFS from the coding sequence ATGCGAGCCGTAGTACTCGAGGAATTCCAAGAACCGCTGCAAGTACAGGACGTCGAACGACCGGAACCCGAATCACACGGCATCGTCGCGGAGGTCAACGGGTGTGGAGTCTGTCGAAGTGACTGGCACTGTTGGCAAGGGGATTGGGACTGGTTCGGCTACCGTCCGGACCCGCCGCATATCCTCGGCCACGAGCCGTGTGGTACCGTCGTCGAAGTGGGCGAAGACGTCGAGAGCGTCTCGGAAGGCGACCATATCGCGATCCCCTTCAATTTCGCCTGCGGAAAATGTGACCTGTGCCGGAACGGGCACGAGAACATCTGTGAGAACCACGTCGGCCTCGGCTTCATGAACGAAGCCCCGGGTGCGTTCGCCGAAGAAGTTCACGTTCCACACGCGGACATCAACGCCGTCCCACTGCCCGATAGCATCCACCCCGATACGGCCGCCGGAATCGGCTGTCGGTTCATGACGTCGTATCATGCGATGGCACACCGCGGCGATGTCGGCAACGGTGAGAATGTCGTCGTTCACGGCCTCGGTGGTATCGGACTCTCGGCCGTTCACATCGCGAACGCGCTCGGTGCGAACGTCATCGGAGTCGACCTCTTCGACGAGAAACTCGACAAAGCGGAGAGCCTCGGCGCGGTCGAAACCGTAAACGCGAGCGAAGTCGACGACGCCGCAAAGGAAGTTCGGGACATCACGAACGGCGGTGCCGACTGTTCGGTCGATGCGTTGGGAATCGAGACGACGTGTCTGAACGCGGTGAACTCGCTCAAGAAAGGCGGACGACACGTTCAGGTTGGACTGACCACTTCCGAAGAAGCCGGTAAGGTGGCGCTGCCGACCGACGAATTCGTGGCGAAAGAGATCGATTTCCGCGGTTCGCTCGGTCTCCAACCGTCCCGGTACTCCGAGATGTTGGATATGATCAAGACCGGGAAACTCGACCCGACCGAACTCGTCTCGGAAACCATCTCTATCGACGAAGTTCCGGAGACGCTCGCGGCGATGAGCGACTACGATACGATGGGAATTCCGGTCTGTAGTGACTTCAGCTAG
- a CDS encoding aldehyde dehydrogenase produces the protein MSTDSQPPTDTKTEIKRRHQEAAEEHIPSQPGQLYIGGEWVDSESGQTFQTRDPTTGDVLAEVQAGNATDIDHAVEAAWEAYDTRWSDYSAADRQGVLSEIADRVEARKEEFATIESLDNGKPISEARIDLDLVIDHFRYFGGAARINSGKTIPSDGDHQIQTLREPYGVVGQIIPWNFPLLMAAWKLAPALAAGNAVVLKPAEQTPLSVLELMREVDDVLPDGVVNVVTGFGSEAGEPLSCHDDIRKVAFTGSTEVGRGVMKNAAENITDVTLELGGKSPVVVFPDADIQKAAQVARIGMFHNTGECCCAGTRIFVHEDVSDEFLDAFVEEVENLTMGDPLLDETTLGPKVTSDQAERTLDYIKEARKTGADIATGGDAPDDEALSDGCFVSPTVLTDIDHESRPVQEEIFGPVETIFEWSSYDEMIELANDVDYGLAAGVITDDLNQAYRTAEDIEAGNIWVNTYNEFPAGQPFGGYKQSGIGRETAFEAIEHYTQTKTINIALD, from the coding sequence ATGTCGACGGACTCACAACCACCGACCGACACGAAAACCGAGATCAAACGGCGACACCAGGAGGCCGCCGAAGAACACATCCCGTCTCAGCCGGGTCAGCTCTATATCGGGGGCGAGTGGGTCGATAGCGAATCCGGCCAAACGTTCCAAACGCGCGACCCGACGACGGGCGACGTCCTCGCGGAAGTGCAAGCCGGTAATGCGACGGATATCGACCATGCGGTCGAAGCCGCTTGGGAAGCCTACGATACGCGTTGGTCCGACTACTCGGCGGCGGATCGACAGGGTGTTCTCAGTGAAATCGCGGACCGGGTGGAAGCCCGGAAGGAGGAGTTCGCGACGATCGAATCGCTCGACAACGGAAAACCGATTTCGGAGGCGCGAATCGACCTCGACCTCGTCATCGACCACTTCCGTTACTTCGGGGGTGCCGCCAGGATAAACAGCGGGAAAACGATTCCCAGCGACGGCGACCATCAAATTCAGACGCTCCGGGAACCGTACGGTGTGGTCGGCCAGATTATCCCCTGGAACTTCCCGCTCCTGATGGCCGCCTGGAAACTGGCACCGGCCCTCGCCGCCGGGAACGCCGTCGTCCTGAAGCCCGCCGAGCAGACGCCGCTCTCGGTTCTAGAACTCATGCGCGAAGTCGACGACGTCCTTCCCGACGGCGTCGTCAACGTCGTTACCGGTTTCGGTTCCGAAGCGGGCGAACCGTTGTCGTGTCACGACGACATCCGAAAAGTCGCGTTCACCGGGTCGACGGAGGTCGGCCGTGGTGTGATGAAGAACGCTGCCGAGAATATCACGGACGTCACGCTGGAACTCGGCGGCAAAAGTCCCGTCGTCGTGTTCCCGGACGCGGACATCCAGAAGGCCGCCCAGGTCGCCCGAATCGGGATGTTCCACAACACCGGCGAGTGTTGCTGTGCGGGAACGCGTATTTTCGTTCACGAGGACGTCAGCGACGAATTCCTCGACGCGTTCGTCGAAGAGGTCGAAAACCTGACCATGGGAGATCCGCTCCTCGATGAGACGACGCTCGGCCCGAAGGTAACCAGTGATCAGGCCGAACGAACGCTGGATTACATCAAAGAGGCACGCAAGACCGGCGCGGACATCGCGACGGGTGGCGATGCTCCCGACGACGAGGCACTCAGTGACGGGTGTTTCGTCTCGCCGACGGTTCTCACCGATATCGACCACGAGAGCCGACCGGTACAGGAGGAGATTTTCGGTCCCGTCGAGACGATTTTCGAATGGTCGTCCTACGACGAGATGATCGAGTTGGCCAACGACGTCGATTACGGACTCGCGGCGGGCGTGATCACCGATGACTTGAACCAGGCCTACAGGACTGCCGAAGACATCGAAGCCGGGAATATCTGGGTGAACACCTACAACGAATTCCCCGCCGGGCAACCGTTTGGAGGATACAAACAGTCCGGCATCGGCCGAGAGACTGCGTTCGAAGCGATAGAGCACTACACGCAGACGAAGACGATCAATATCGCTCTCGATTAG
- a CDS encoding MFS transporter, with amino-acid sequence MTAYLVTSTAVTPLYGKLSDIYGRRRLMQTAILIFLAGSILSGFSQSMLQLALFRGLQGVGGGGLMAMAIAGIGDIFTPRERGKYVSYLQLVNGAALIGGPLLGGYLTDQFTWRWIFYINLPLGVLALVFVQLAFDVPVPDESHRIDYEGATLIVIAVSALVAFTSWGGDRYAWGSWQIIGLVAVTIVGTALFILQERRVEEPLISLELFRNRTVLLVSILAVLIGGALMGVVNYIPVFMRTVLGKGGTNTGLLLMPLFVGFIVSSIIGGQLMSRIGRYKFITIGGLVISSIGCYLLSTMGADVSSLQTTLYMFVTGMMGMTLPTLSTAIQNAVSGDDIGEVSSLYSFGRNLGGALGVSAFGIVFDRQLTNELKDVLPKGVDASTVSQSPEAIHQLSPQLQGQVMQALVDAFHVVFLVGVAVLGAGLVFSFALPNDELKEQSGAEMRAAADGGGVEDADGK; translated from the coding sequence CTGACCGCGTACCTCGTCACGTCAACGGCGGTCACACCCCTGTACGGAAAGCTCTCGGACATCTACGGCCGTCGTCGACTCATGCAAACGGCGATACTAATCTTCCTCGCCGGGTCCATACTGTCCGGGTTCTCACAGTCGATGCTCCAACTCGCGCTGTTCCGCGGGCTTCAGGGAGTCGGCGGTGGGGGACTCATGGCGATGGCGATAGCGGGTATCGGCGACATCTTCACCCCCCGCGAGCGCGGCAAGTACGTGAGTTACCTCCAACTCGTCAACGGTGCCGCGCTCATTGGCGGCCCATTGCTCGGCGGCTATCTCACCGACCAGTTCACGTGGCGGTGGATTTTCTACATCAACCTCCCCCTCGGAGTCCTCGCGTTGGTGTTCGTCCAACTAGCGTTCGACGTCCCCGTCCCGGACGAAAGCCATCGGATCGACTACGAGGGTGCCACACTCATCGTCATCGCCGTCTCCGCGCTCGTCGCGTTCACGTCGTGGGGCGGCGACCGGTACGCGTGGGGGTCGTGGCAAATCATCGGCCTCGTGGCCGTCACCATCGTCGGAACTGCCCTGTTCATTCTCCAAGAACGCCGCGTCGAGGAACCCCTGATTTCGCTCGAACTATTCCGTAACCGGACGGTTCTGTTGGTCTCCATCCTCGCCGTGCTCATCGGCGGGGCACTGATGGGGGTCGTGAACTACATCCCGGTGTTCATGCGGACGGTTCTCGGCAAGGGCGGAACGAATACCGGACTTCTCCTCATGCCGCTCTTCGTCGGGTTCATCGTTAGCTCCATTATCGGCGGCCAACTGATGAGCCGAATCGGCCGGTACAAGTTCATCACCATCGGCGGGTTGGTTATCAGTTCCATCGGATGCTACCTGCTCTCGACCATGGGCGCAGACGTTTCCTCGCTTCAGACCACGCTGTACATGTTCGTCACCGGTATGATGGGGATGACGCTGCCGACCCTTTCGACCGCAATTCAGAACGCAGTGAGCGGCGACGACATCGGCGAAGTGAGTTCGCTGTACAGCTTCGGACGGAACCTCGGCGGCGCGCTCGGCGTCTCCGCGTTCGGTATCGTCTTCGACCGCCAACTGACGAACGAACTGAAGGACGTGCTTCCGAAGGGTGTCGATGCAAGCACGGTTTCACAGAGCCCGGAAGCGATTCACCAGCTTTCGCCACAGCTTCAAGGACAGGTCATGCAGGCACTCGTGGACGCCTTTCACGTCGTCTTCCTCGTCGGCGTCGCGGTCCTCGGTGCCGGACTCGTCTTCTCGTTCGCACTGCCAAATGACGAACTGAAAGAGCAGTCCGGTGCCGAGATGCGCGCCGCAGCGGACGGCGGTGGTGTCGAGGACGCCGACGGGAAGTAG
- a CDS encoding alpha/beta fold hydrolase → MMETKTHPTTDASLLADHDIESTYRTVNGVRLHVVTAGDPEAPLVVLLHGHPDFWYGWRNQIDSLVEAGFRVVVPDQRGCNLSEAPNGIDAYRQSELSSDVCELIRSEGRESAHIVGHDFGAFVAWNVALREPSIVDRLGIMNVPHPTVYRNVLRSSPQQIVRSWYVWFYQVPKLPEWMLSRNEMDNMVDSLTITSKPGTFDEETIRHYRAAWRHTGVAPRVNWYRGFRRSERPSRDTVTQPTLICWGEDDIALLPSMAQKSVEYCENGRLRVFPDTSHWVHHEREEVTEELLRHLR, encoded by the coding sequence ATGATGGAGACGAAAACACACCCGACCACTGATGCATCGTTGCTCGCCGATCACGATATCGAATCGACCTATCGCACCGTCAACGGCGTCCGGTTACACGTCGTGACCGCGGGCGACCCAGAGGCCCCGCTGGTCGTCCTACTGCACGGGCATCCCGACTTCTGGTACGGCTGGCGCAACCAGATCGATTCGCTCGTCGAAGCCGGTTTCCGCGTGGTCGTACCGGACCAGCGGGGGTGCAATCTGAGTGAGGCGCCGAACGGAATCGATGCCTATCGGCAATCGGAACTGTCGTCCGATGTCTGCGAATTAATCCGCAGCGAGGGCCGGGAGTCGGCGCACATCGTCGGACACGACTTCGGCGCGTTCGTCGCCTGGAACGTAGCACTCCGTGAGCCGTCAATCGTCGATCGACTCGGGATCATGAACGTCCCACATCCGACGGTGTATCGAAACGTCCTCCGATCTAGCCCCCAGCAGATCGTCCGGAGTTGGTACGTTTGGTTCTATCAGGTACCGAAACTCCCCGAGTGGATGCTGAGTCGGAACGAGATGGACAACATGGTCGATTCGCTCACGATAACTTCGAAGCCGGGGACGTTCGACGAAGAAACGATCCGTCACTACCGGGCGGCGTGGCGACACACCGGCGTTGCTCCACGGGTAAACTGGTACCGTGGGTTCCGTCGTTCGGAACGCCCATCACGCGACACCGTTACACAGCCGACGCTGATCTGTTGGGGCGAAGACGACATCGCACTCCTCCCTTCGATGGCTCAAAAGAGTGTCGAGTACTGTGAAAACGGTCGGCTACGGGTGTTCCCTGACACGTCTCATTGGGTGCATCACGAACGCGAGGAAGTAACCGAAGAGTTGCTTCGGCACCTCCGATAA
- a CDS encoding TetR/AcrR family transcriptional regulator: MAIDFWNDEEPTNGRERILQAVYYALREDGYSGLSIQRIADEADVSKATIYHHFENKEDLMLAFLESMLSQIDERAIRLDITDPLDRIRVLVDRLLVGRLPPKITEDNEEGPGIDSEREDPLTALIDIRAQAVHDTEYRDRIGRIDQMFEDQLASDIAEAVEEGTIREVDPERTAKTVYTLALGGFFRRMTTDDADLESVREDAYRLIDQSLVE; encoded by the coding sequence ATGGCAATCGATTTCTGGAACGACGAAGAGCCGACGAACGGGCGCGAACGTATCCTACAAGCGGTCTATTACGCGCTCCGAGAGGACGGTTACAGCGGTCTCTCGATACAACGAATCGCCGACGAGGCCGACGTGAGTAAGGCGACGATCTATCATCACTTCGAAAATAAGGAGGACCTCATGCTGGCCTTTCTCGAATCGATGCTGTCACAAATCGACGAGCGAGCGATTCGATTGGATATCACGGATCCGCTGGATCGAATTCGCGTGCTCGTTGACCGACTGTTGGTCGGACGACTCCCACCCAAAATCACCGAGGATAACGAGGAGGGTCCCGGCATCGACTCAGAGCGGGAGGACCCGCTCACGGCGCTCATCGACATTCGAGCACAAGCGGTACACGACACGGAGTACCGGGACCGTATCGGTCGGATCGATCAGATGTTCGAGGATCAGCTCGCCTCGGACATCGCGGAAGCGGTCGAGGAGGGGACTATCCGCGAAGTGGATCCGGAGCGGACAGCGAAGACAGTATACACGCTCGCGCTCGGCGGATTTTTCAGACGGATGACGACGGACGATGCGGACCTCGAATCCGTCCGCGAGGACGCCTATCGGCTCATCGACCAGTCGTTGGTCGAGTGA
- a CDS encoding helix-turn-helix domain-containing protein: MRYLRVLVEPNGGSAFHPLGKQLTNEPSIERRAVHHVELLADDTVLLFAEASGDQERYKQIMEDSPHVADYLTSGDERWVAVSRFEPTERTRRALELQRDSHLVIDTPIRFTATGALKMTCLGTDETFQQLFDDVDEGDALSFEILEMGEYHPDESSFSRMFTPRQEEVLEVAVDLGYYNVPRQATLADIAEVVGIGPTTASEHLRKVEERVFNEIVR, encoded by the coding sequence ATGCGTTATCTTAGGGTTCTGGTCGAGCCAAACGGAGGGAGTGCATTCCATCCGCTTGGGAAGCAGTTGACGAACGAACCGTCTATCGAGCGGAGGGCCGTTCATCACGTCGAACTTCTCGCCGACGATACCGTGCTGTTGTTTGCCGAGGCGAGCGGCGATCAGGAACGCTACAAGCAAATTATGGAGGATTCCCCGCATGTCGCCGATTATCTCACCTCCGGGGACGAACGGTGGGTAGCCGTGAGTCGATTCGAACCGACGGAGAGGACTCGTCGGGCGCTGGAATTACAACGGGATTCACACTTGGTGATCGACACGCCGATCCGTTTCACTGCCACCGGTGCCCTCAAGATGACGTGCTTGGGGACCGACGAGACGTTTCAGCAGTTGTTCGACGATGTCGACGAAGGAGATGCGCTCTCGTTCGAAATCCTTGAGATGGGCGAGTATCACCCCGACGAGTCATCGTTCAGCAGGATGTTCACGCCCCGACAGGAGGAAGTGCTAGAGGTAGCGGTCGATCTGGGATATTACAACGTTCCTCGCCAAGCGACACTTGCGGACATCGCCGAAGTTGTCGGAATCGGTCCGACGACGGCGAGCGAACACCTTCGAAAAGTCGAAGAGCGCGTGTTTAACGAAATCGTTCGCTGA
- a CDS encoding cytochrome P450, whose protein sequence is MSEKSNEVQLERPPATLSTEDARLEPSEWYQEMRDETPVRFDPDRGVWDVFRYDDVRYVLKQYDLFSSNPMGSRSEDDVERDQSTSSPETMSESERGAFAEMLISTDPPKHERIRSVVNEHFQADAIRSYRPRVEAIADELVSDLELGRIDLVESFSYPFPVDVIAGVLGVPREDRATFKQWSDTITGAADASMDGGLTREEAVMRMSDYFQTLLVDRRENPRDDLLTVIATAGSEESGLSHPEMISLCILLLIAGNVTTTNLLTNAIWCFHEHGLLDDVQNGEIPLDSAIEEVLRYRSPVQRQERVALQDVELGGKTIEEGDYVVAWIGAANRDERKFDSPETFDPTRRPNSHLAFGQGIHYCLGAPLARLEAEVGFRTLFDRFDIADVDTTDLCPLGSVEIYGSKRLPVTLE, encoded by the coding sequence ATGAGCGAAAAATCGAACGAGGTCCAATTGGAACGACCACCGGCGACGCTCAGCACCGAGGACGCCCGACTCGAACCGTCCGAGTGGTACCAAGAGATGCGCGACGAGACACCGGTTCGTTTCGACCCGGACCGCGGTGTGTGGGACGTGTTCAGATACGACGACGTACGGTACGTCCTGAAGCAATACGACCTGTTTTCGTCGAACCCGATGGGGAGTCGATCCGAGGACGATGTCGAACGTGACCAGTCCACCAGTTCGCCGGAAACCATGAGCGAATCGGAGCGTGGTGCGTTCGCCGAAATGTTGATTTCGACCGATCCGCCGAAGCACGAACGAATCCGGTCGGTCGTCAACGAACACTTTCAGGCCGACGCGATACGGTCGTATCGTCCACGAGTCGAAGCCATCGCGGACGAACTCGTCTCCGACCTCGAACTGGGGCGAATCGACCTCGTCGAATCGTTCTCCTATCCGTTCCCCGTCGATGTCATCGCGGGCGTGTTGGGCGTTCCACGCGAGGACCGGGCGACGTTCAAACAGTGGTCCGATACGATCACGGGTGCGGCGGACGCATCGATGGACGGCGGGTTGACCCGAGAGGAGGCCGTGATGCGGATGAGCGACTACTTTCAAACGCTTCTCGTGGACCGACGCGAAAATCCGCGAGACGACCTGTTGACCGTCATCGCAACCGCAGGGTCGGAGGAATCCGGGCTGAGCCACCCCGAAATGATCTCCCTGTGCATCCTCCTCCTGATCGCGGGGAACGTTACCACGACGAACCTCCTGACGAACGCCATCTGGTGTTTCCACGAACACGGCCTATTGGACGACGTTCAGAACGGGGAGATTCCACTCGATTCGGCCATCGAAGAGGTGCTTCGCTACCGCTCGCCGGTCCAACGACAAGAACGTGTCGCACTGCAGGACGTCGAACTCGGAGGGAAGACCATCGAGGAAGGCGATTACGTCGTCGCGTGGATCGGTGCCGCGAATCGCGACGAACGGAAATTCGACTCGCCGGAGACGTTCGATCCCACCCGACGGCCGAACAGTCATCTCGCGTTCGGGCAAGGAATCCACTACTGTCTCGGTGCACCGCTCGCGCGCCTCGAAGCGGAGGTCGGGTTTAGGACTCTGTTCGACCGATTCGATATCGCTGACGTCGATACGACCGATCTCTGCCCGTTGGGGTCGGTTGAGATTTACGGTTCGAAGCGGCTTCCGGTGACGCTCGAATAG
- a CDS encoding helix-turn-helix domain-containing protein, translated as MPSDIEEIDDISARDIAILKARIEHPTASVRELKERLEDQYGISLSHNRVNDILRDLSDKDVFRQVSLLNESFFEYHLFQIAFHYPNFEDRWEECYDDLMNDPHVLMFFNADDYHHWQFIARFRKHEKSETWKHEFFKKHGDLIAQFDSSSLPEIHKFRDDTQVLERILQETAEGRKFMENEDGKTEDGGEDFDDDTDRVVATDGGADD; from the coding sequence ATGCCTTCTGACATTGAGGAAATCGACGATATTTCTGCTCGGGATATCGCTATTCTCAAAGCCCGTATCGAGCATCCAACCGCTTCCGTGCGTGAGCTAAAGGAACGGTTGGAGGACCAGTACGGGATCTCGCTGTCGCACAATCGTGTGAACGATATTCTTCGTGATCTAAGCGACAAGGACGTTTTTCGGCAGGTTTCCCTATTGAACGAAAGCTTTTTCGAGTACCATCTTTTTCAGATCGCGTTCCATTATCCTAACTTCGAAGACCGATGGGAGGAGTGTTACGACGATTTGATGAACGATCCTCACGTCTTGATGTTCTTCAACGCGGACGATTATCACCACTGGCAGTTTATCGCTCGCTTCCGAAAACACGAGAAAAGCGAGACCTGGAAGCACGAGTTTTTCAAGAAGCATGGCGATCTGATCGCACAGTTCGATTCGAGTTCCCTCCCCGAGATACACAAATTCCGCGACGATACGCAAGTACTCGAACGGATACTTCAGGAAACAGCAGAAGGTCGGAAGTTCATGGAAAACGAGGACGGGAAAACGGAGGACGGCGGGGAGGACTTCGACGACGACACGGATCGAGTCGTCGCCACTGACGGCGGTGCAGACGACTGA
- a CDS encoding PEP/pyruvate-binding domain-containing protein, with protein MSVEARFDAESVVDPTNEKTNGPLTSGFRQRSVHPPVRRRDAIDASVTGGKGANLARLVDAGIDVPAGFCVTTDAYRSLVTAPETRRAIEAVDELDPTDADRIAELSATIRERIREAEFPTDVRKALDDSLVKLDVETVSVRSSATAEDLPTASFAGQHETYLNVSPEAVLDRVRDCMASLYTDRVVTYRLRNDVPSSGVALAVVVQAMVDADTAGVVFTADPITENRTVASIEANYGLGESIVAGEVSADTIRADRSDGTVLSYDIGEKSVRVRSGNEGGIERETVSDDSRGRRALSPEQVHRLVEKGEKIEELFGGPQDIEWAFRDGELFVLQSRPITSLFPLVSPQPEDDLLHVYMSFGHQQAMPEALPPLVVDFWRSFIDGGVERFRPPEAGGLSAEAGNRVYVDLTPLVRLAPLRGRIPDALSFLSEPASDGLREVLRKREDDIPERGVGAGWVRILRAIRRGKPSLRPIVSQALSEFVHSLVFGVPDLDELWTWSDSWGTERASELRSPQTTDGRVRATFEEVDIVAFLRYIAPKGAAALPGVLAGRLLGRTFPDATDELDAIGKGFEDEVVTRMNVELGELATLAGNASEVKTALDSGASLDEIETLRGGEEFVETFDSFIDRFGHRATGEIDLRRPRWRDDPSVLLSTIRNNVGEERGSREHLAELQRRAATAQRRLEARANHGPLGPLRKLAVRHLIRSYRKAMPFREFPKHGMARVFAAVHEICSEAGETLAECGSLERPNDVWFLRRHELLAMLDGVPLDVDVESRRRTHERYTTMTAPPLLTNEGEQPTAARNRNVTEGTLVGTAVSAGVVEGTARVVRDPSEGSLEPGEILVAPSTDPGWTPLFLNAAGLVMEVGGRMTHGALVAREYGIPAVASVTNATAEIHTGDRIRVDGKNGTVERL; from the coding sequence GTGTCCGTCGAGGCGCGATTCGACGCGGAGTCCGTTGTCGATCCAACGAACGAGAAAACCAATGGACCACTCACAAGCGGATTCCGACAGCGCAGTGTTCACCCTCCCGTTCGACGACGGGACGCAATCGACGCCTCCGTAACGGGGGGGAAGGGTGCAAACCTCGCACGGCTCGTGGACGCGGGAATCGACGTCCCGGCGGGATTCTGCGTGACGACGGACGCGTATCGATCCCTCGTAACCGCCCCGGAAACTCGCCGAGCGATCGAAGCCGTGGACGAACTCGACCCGACGGACGCGGACCGTATCGCCGAGTTGAGCGCGACGATACGGGAACGGATTCGAGAAGCGGAGTTCCCCACCGACGTCCGAAAAGCCCTCGACGATTCGCTGGTGAAGCTCGACGTGGAGACCGTGTCCGTTCGGTCGAGTGCGACCGCGGAAGACCTCCCGACCGCGTCGTTCGCCGGTCAGCACGAGACCTATCTCAACGTCTCCCCCGAGGCCGTTCTCGACAGGGTTCGAGATTGCATGGCGAGCCTGTACACCGACAGAGTGGTGACGTATCGGCTTCGAAACGACGTTCCGAGTTCGGGCGTCGCACTGGCGGTCGTCGTCCAAGCGATGGTCGATGCGGACACGGCGGGGGTCGTCTTCACTGCGGACCCGATCACCGAGAACAGGACCGTCGCCTCCATCGAAGCGAACTACGGTCTCGGCGAATCCATCGTCGCCGGGGAGGTGTCCGCCGACACGATTCGCGCCGACCGGAGCGATGGCACCGTCCTGTCGTACGACATCGGCGAGAAGTCGGTTCGGGTGCGGTCCGGAAACGAAGGCGGCATCGAACGGGAGACCGTTTCCGACGACTCCCGAGGACGACGCGCACTCTCGCCGGAACAAGTTCATCGACTCGTGGAAAAGGGAGAGAAAATCGAGGAACTGTTCGGCGGTCCGCAGGACATCGAGTGGGCGTTCCGAGACGGCGAGTTGTTCGTCCTCCAGTCCCGTCCCATCACGTCCCTGTTTCCGCTCGTCTCGCCTCAACCTGAGGACGACCTGCTCCACGTCTACATGAGTTTCGGACACCAGCAGGCCATGCCGGAGGCGCTCCCGCCGCTCGTCGTCGATTTCTGGCGGTCGTTCATCGACGGCGGGGTCGAACGCTTTCGACCACCTGAAGCGGGCGGTCTCTCCGCCGAGGCCGGAAATCGGGTGTACGTCGATTTGACGCCGCTCGTTCGACTCGCGCCGCTCCGCGGGCGGATACCCGACGCGTTGTCGTTCCTCAGCGAACCGGCGTCCGACGGCCTCCGGGAGGTTCTACGGAAGCGGGAGGACGACATTCCGGAACGCGGCGTCGGAGCGGGATGGGTGAGAATACTCCGAGCGATTCGACGTGGGAAACCGTCGCTTCGCCCCATCGTGTCGCAAGCGCTGTCCGAGTTCGTGCACTCGCTCGTGTTCGGCGTTCCAGACCTCGACGAACTGTGGACGTGGAGCGATTCGTGGGGAACGGAACGGGCGAGCGAACTCCGCTCGCCGCAAACGACGGACGGACGGGTTCGAGCGACCTTCGAGGAGGTCGATATCGTCGCCTTCCTGAGGTATATCGCACCGAAAGGGGCGGCCGCCCTTCCGGGCGTCCTCGCGGGACGGTTGCTCGGGAGAACCTTCCCCGACGCCACGGACGAACTGGACGCCATCGGAAAGGGATTCGAGGACGAAGTCGTCACGCGAATGAACGTCGAACTCGGGGAGTTGGCGACGCTCGCCGGGAACGCCTCGGAGGTGAAGACGGCGCTCGATTCGGGCGCGTCGCTGGACGAAATCGAAACCCTCCGAGGAGGCGAGGAGTTCGTGGAGACGTTCGATTCGTTTATCGACCGATTCGGCCACCGGGCAACGGGTGAAATCGACCTGCGTCGGCCGCGGTGGCGCGACGACCCGTCGGTGCTCCTCTCGACGATTCGGAACAACGTCGGCGAGGAACGCGGAAGTCGGGAACATCTGGCGGAACTGCAACGTCGCGCGGCGACCGCCCAACGCCGACTGGAAGCACGAGCGAACCACGGACCACTGGGGCCACTTCGAAAACTCGCCGTCCGTCACCTGATTCGAAGCTACCGGAAGGCGATGCCGTTCCGAGAGTTCCCGAAACACGGGATGGCCCGCGTGTTCGCCGCGGTTCACGAGATTTGTTCGGAGGCGGGGGAGACGCTGGCGGAATGCGGGAGCCTCGAACGCCCGAACGACGTCTGGTTCCTTCGACGCCACGAACTCCTCGCCATGTTGGACGGCGTCCCGCTCGACGTGGACGTCGAATCGCGGCGACGGACCCACGAACGATACACGACGATGACAGCACCGCCGTTGCTGACCAACGAGGGCGAACAGCCGACGGCCGCGCGAAATCGGAATGTCACCGAGGGGACGCTCGTCGGAACGGCCGTCTCCGCGGGCGTAGTCGAAGGGACGGCCCGCGTCGTCCGCGACCCATCCGAGGGAAGCCTCGAACCGGGCGAAATCCTCGTCGCGCCGTCCACCGACCCGGGTTGGACGCCGCTCTTCCTGAACGCGGCGGGACTCGTCATGGAAGTCGGCGGACGGATGACGCACGGCGCGCTCGTCGCTCGGGAGTACGGAATTCCGGCGGTCGCCTCCGTCACGAACGCGACGGCGGAGATTCACACCGGCGACCGGATTCGCGTCGATGGGAAAAACGGCACCGTCGAGCGGTTGTGA